Below is a genomic region from Acidobacteriota bacterium.
CCAACCTCAAGCTGGCCAACCTCGACCTGACCCTGACCGACAGCGAGTTCAAGCAGAAGGTCACCGACACGATCTCCAACATCCAGACCGCCTACTGGGACCTGGTGAGCGCGATCCGCAACTACGAGATCCGGCGCAACTCGGTCAAGCTGGCCCAGATCAACCTCCGCGACAGCCGCAAGAAGGTGGAGGTCGGGACCTCCGCCCCGATCGACGTCACGGACGCCGAAGCCACGGCCGCCAGCCGCGAGGTGGACCTGATCTCGGCCGAGGAAACGATCCTGCGCGCGCAGAACACCCTGCGCTCGCTGGTGTCCAACGACCGTAACGCCGACATCTGGCGCAAGGTCATCGTCCCGACCGACCGGCCCGATTTCAAGGAGTTCAAGGTCGACGTCGAGACCGCCATCAACACCGCGCTCCAGAACCGGCCGGAACTGCGGCAGGCCGACCTCAACCTGCAGCAGCTCGATATCCGCAAGCGCCTGAACCAGAACAACCGGAAGTGGCAGTTCGACCTCACCGGGCAGTTCGGCGGCACCGGCACGGCCGGCCCCCAGGGGTGCCAGAAAAACCAGTTCACGGGGGAATGCGTCCTGGACACCAGCGGCAACCCCATCCTCCTGACCCCCCCCGCCCTGGTCGGCGGCATCGGCAACGCCTACAAGACGATGTGGACCGAGGGCTACACCAACTGGCAGCTGCAGCTGCAGGTCACCATCCCCCTGCGCAACCGCAGCATCGACGCCCAGATCGCCCAGCAGAATATCCAGAAGCGGCAGCAGCTGATGACCATCCGCAAGACGGAGCAGTCGATCCAGGTCGAGATCCGCAACGCGCTGCAGGCCCTCGAGACCAACCGCAAGCAGGTGGAGACTTCGGGCGTCGCCCGGCGCCTGGCGCAGGAACGGCTGGAAGGGGAGGAAAAACGCTTCCAGGCGGGGCTGAGCCAGAACTACCTGGTACTGCAGCGGCAGAACGAGCTGTCCACGGCCGAGTACCAGGAACTGCAGTCCCTGATCCGCTACAAGCAGGCGGTGGTCACGGTCCAGAAGGCGATGTACACCCTGCTCGAGTCGAACGACTTCGAGATCGCCAAGGGGAGCAGTGCCAACGTGCCCGATCTCAAGTAACCCTTCCGCGGCGGGCGGGGACCGCTGAGTCCCCGCCCGCCGCAAATTTCCTTTTCCATCCCCCACCGGATCCATTAGAATCTGCCCATGCCGATAGAGACCGCCGCCTATACCCTGCTGGGCCTCGTCGTGGGGAGCTTTTTGAACGTCTGCATCTACCGCATCCCGCGGGGAAAATCGATCGTCTTCCCCGGTTCCGCCTGTCCCGATTGCGGCCGCCCGGTGCGCCCCTGGGACAACATCCCGGTGCTCTCGTATCTCCTCCTCGGGGGGAAATGCCGCGCCTGCCGCCGCCCGATCCCGGCCCGCTACCCGGCGGTCGAACTCCTGACGGCCCTCGCCTTTTTCGTCTCGATCCGCACCTGGGGCCTTTCCTCCCCCACCCTGGTCAATTCCCTCTTTCTGGCGGCCGTGATCGTCCTGGTCTTCACCGACTACGACCACCGCGTCCTCCCCAACAAGATCACCCTCCCCGGGACGGTGGCCGGGATCGTGCTGAGCCCCTGGCAGGAGCCCGCATTCTACATGGACGCGGTTTCCGTGGCCGCCGCCTCCCTTTTCGGGGACGCCGCGCCCGCCGCCCTCCCCTGGATCGGGTCGGTGCTGGGGGCCCTCATCGGCGGGGGGCTCCTGCTGGCCGTCGGTTTCGCCTATGAAAAACTGCGCCGGCGCCAGGGGCTCGGGATGGGGGATGTCAAGATGATGGCGATGGTGGGGGCCTTTCTCGGCTGGCCGCTGGCGCTGCTGACCATCTTCGCCGGCTCCCTGCTCGGCACCCTCCTGGGGATCTTCCTGATCCTCTTCCGCAGGTCGAACCTTCAGACCAAGCTCGCCTTCGGCGTGTTTCTGGGGGCCGCATCGGCCCTCGCCCTCTTCAGGGGACTGGACTTCCTCCGCTGGTACCTCGCCGCGCCCCGGTAGCGGCAAACGATTTTTTCGCTCAAAACCGCCCTGCCTCATTAGAAAGGGGTGACCGGAACACGCCCCGCACTTTACCGATCCACGGCAGGCTCGAGCCTGGCCGAGCTCCTCCTCGCGCTGGCCCTGGCCGCGGTCCTGGCTTCCGTCGCCCTGCCCGGCGTTGCACGCATCGAGCGGGCGTGGACTCTGTGGGAGAGCGCCAAGGCGGTCGAGGCGTCGCTCCAGTGGGGCCGCATGCGCTCCATCACGGCCAACACCTCGGTCCGGTTCGACGTCTCCGCCGACGGCTACGGCTGGAGCGACCCGGAGAGCGGCGAGCCCTATGCGGCGTCGCTCCGTGACTTTCCGCGGGGGATCCGGATCACCTCGCTGCCCTCGCACCCGCTCCGGTTCCATCCCCGGGGGAACGCGGCGCCGGCGGGGTCCTTCACCGTCGCGGACGGCACCGGCGCCTACCGCATCGTCGTGAGTCCCGGGGGGCGGATCCGATTCGAGTAGCGCCGGCCCTACCGGGAGGGGGCCATGCCTTGAGAGAGTTCCCTGAGAGTTTCGAGACAGGCGAGCGCCCGGCCGGAGCGGATCGACTCCCGCGCCATTTCGATCCCCTCCCGCAGGCCGGAGGCCTTTTCGCCGACCACCAGCCCGGCGGCCGCGTTGAGCAGGACCACGTCCCTCTGCGCCCCCTCCGCGCCGGAGAGGATGGAGCGGATCAACTCCGCGTTCTCGGCCGCGTCCCCCCCGCGGAGGGCGGAGATCGGGGCGCGGGCGATGCCGAAATCCTCCGGGGTCACGTAGTAGGTCCGGACCCCGCCCCCCGTCACCTCCGAGATCTTGCTCTCGCCGCTGGTGGTGATCTCGTCCAGGCCGTCGGCGCCGTGAACCACGAACGCGCGCCGGGTCCCGAGTTCGCACAGGACCTGGGCCATGATTTCGGTGAGGTCCTCGTCGTAGACGCCGAGGACCTGGGCCGTGGCCCGGGCGGGGTTGCAGATCGGCCCCAGGAGGTTGAACACGGTCCAAATCTTCATCTCCCGGCGGGCCAGCACGACGTAGCGCATCGCCTCGTGCAGCAGCGGCGCGTAGAGAAACCCGATCCCCGCCTCGTCGATGCAGCGCGCCACGGCTTCGGCCGGCAGATCGATCCGGATGCCGAGGGCTTCCACCACGTCCGCGCTGCCGCAGAGGCTGGAGACGCTGCGGTTGCCGTGCTTGGCGACCCGGACGCCGGCCCCGGCGACGACGAAGGCGGTGGCGGTGGAAATATTGAACGTGCCGGTGGCGTCCCCCCCGGTGCCGCAGGTATCCACGAGCATTTCGCGATCGGTGCCCGAGAATGCGGCGTCGACCATCGACCGGGGGGAGACGCGCGACGCCTTGTCCCGCATCACCCGGGCGAAACCGATCAGCTCCTCCACGGTCTCGCATTTCATGCGCAGGGCGGTCAGGAACGACGCGATCTGCGCGTGGGTGGCCCGGCCGGACATGATCTCGTTCATGAGACTTTCGGCCTCGGCGCGGCTGAGGTGCCGGCCGGCGACGACCTTCTGTATTCCTTCGGTTATGTGCATTCGGAGGAGTATATCCTGAACGGGCGGGAATTGAAGCAAAAACCGGGGACAAAACCGCTGGGAAAACAGCCAGGAAATTTTACGGATCGCGCCGCCGCTGCCGATGAGATAAAGGGACTTAATCCCGTGACCGGATCGGACCGCACCGGGGATTGCGGGGGGTTCTGCCTGGCCGAACTGCTCCTGGCCTTCGGCCTCTTGACCTTCGGCCTGCTGGCGGTCGGACAGCTGCTGGCGGTGACGGCGGCCCTCGGCTGCCTGGACCGCTCGAAGGGGACCGCGGCCATTGCCGCGCGGAGCACGATGGAATCGCTTTCCGATCTCTACCGGCGGAACCCTTCGGACGGGGCGTTCGCGCCGGGGGTCCACGGCCCGCGGACGATCGGGATCCGGGATCCGTGGAGTGGTGCGGCGCTGAATCTGTACCGCATCACCTGGGAAACGGACGCGGTCGGCGATCCGCGCCCGGGCATACACGTGAGGGCAAGGAGGGTGACGGTGCACGTGGTACCGATCGGGGAGGGGGGGGAGGTCAACATCCGTCCGATGTTCAACCAATCCCTCGATCTCACAACGGTTTTCGGTCCCGGAACGCCATGACCGGCCCACGGCCCGACGGCATCCGCGGCAGGGGTGAAGAAGGCTTTTCGCTGGCCGAGCTGCTGGTGTGCGCGCTGATCTTTCTCGTCCTCGG
It encodes:
- a CDS encoding TolC family protein — protein: NLKLANLDLTLTDSEFKQKVTDTISNIQTAYWDLVSAIRNYEIRRNSVKLAQINLRDSRKKVEVGTSAPIDVTDAEATAASREVDLISAEETILRAQNTLRSLVSNDRNADIWRKVIVPTDRPDFKEFKVDVETAINTALQNRPELRQADLNLQQLDIRKRLNQNNRKWQFDLTGQFGGTGTAGPQGCQKNQFTGECVLDTSGNPILLTPPALVGGIGNAYKTMWTEGYTNWQLQLQVTIPLRNRSIDAQIAQQNIQKRQQLMTIRKTEQSIQVEIRNALQALETNRKQVETSGVARRLAQERLEGEEKRFQAGLSQNYLVLQRQNELSTAEYQELQSLIRYKQAVVTVQKAMYTLLESNDFEIAKGSSANVPDLK
- a CDS encoding prepilin peptidase, whose protein sequence is MPIETAAYTLLGLVVGSFLNVCIYRIPRGKSIVFPGSACPDCGRPVRPWDNIPVLSYLLLGGKCRACRRPIPARYPAVELLTALAFFVSIRTWGLSSPTLVNSLFLAAVIVLVFTDYDHRVLPNKITLPGTVAGIVLSPWQEPAFYMDAVSVAAASLFGDAAPAALPWIGSVLGALIGGGLLLAVGFAYEKLRRRQGLGMGDVKMMAMVGAFLGWPLALLTIFAGSLLGTLLGIFLILFRRSNLQTKLAFGVFLGAASALALFRGLDFLRWYLAAPR
- the trpD gene encoding anthranilate phosphoribosyltransferase, coding for MHITEGIQKVVAGRHLSRAEAESLMNEIMSGRATHAQIASFLTALRMKCETVEELIGFARVMRDKASRVSPRSMVDAAFSGTDREMLVDTCGTGGDATGTFNISTATAFVVAGAGVRVAKHGNRSVSSLCGSADVVEALGIRIDLPAEAVARCIDEAGIGFLYAPLLHEAMRYVVLARREMKIWTVFNLLGPICNPARATAQVLGVYDEDLTEIMAQVLCELGTRRAFVVHGADGLDEITTSGESKISEVTGGGVRTYYVTPEDFGIARAPISALRGGDAAENAELIRSILSGAEGAQRDVVLLNAAAGLVVGEKASGLREGIEMARESIRSGRALACLETLRELSQGMAPSR